In Symphalangus syndactylus isolate Jambi chromosome 15, NHGRI_mSymSyn1-v2.1_pri, whole genome shotgun sequence, the following are encoded in one genomic region:
- the LOC134732552 gene encoding laforin-like: protein MGDPAPPPQLLAQVLSPSLPGAGGTGLPLRVPAAEPTPTRNSRCPSSAACSPSSRPRFSLHTSPQAEGVGSSLGQPRDGVPQCSGRLKGSSRVARGDGRQGRGGAESERGPPARCHLSKRPWQMPAMGPDAWMLTKIVQENL, encoded by the coding sequence ATGGGGGACCCAGCTCctcctccgcagctgctggcccaggtgctaagcccctcactgcccggggctggCGGCACCGGCCTGCCGCTCCGAGTGCCGGCAgcggagcccacgcccacccggaactcacgCTGCCCCTCGAGCGCCGcgtgcagccccagttcccgcccacgcttctccctccacacctccccgcaagcagagggagtcggctccagcctgggccagcccAGAGACGGggtcccacagtgcagcggcaggctgaagggctcctcaagagTGGCCAGAGGGGACGgacgccaaggccgaggaggtgctgagagcgaGAGAGGGCCgccagcacgttgtcacctctcaaaacGACCTTGGCAGATGCCGGCTATGGGTCCTGATGCG